A single region of the Halobacterium wangiae genome encodes:
- a CDS encoding CBS domain-containing protein: MQVADAMTNEVVTVAAEASLHAAAGRMLTEGVGSVVVTREGNPAGILTEADFVAAGHEHDRPFGEIPVYAAASSPLVTIGPTATLRAAAAKMSEERIKRLPVAEGIDLVGIVTATDLLAAQGDLDAESRRYLREREEWTVD; this comes from the coding sequence ATGCAGGTCGCGGACGCGATGACGAACGAGGTCGTGACGGTGGCCGCGGAGGCGTCCCTCCATGCCGCCGCCGGCCGGATGCTGACCGAGGGCGTGGGCAGCGTCGTCGTCACGCGCGAGGGGAACCCAGCGGGCATCCTCACCGAGGCCGACTTCGTCGCCGCGGGCCACGAGCACGACCGGCCCTTCGGAGAGATTCCCGTCTACGCCGCGGCGTCCAGTCCGCTCGTCACCATCGGGCCGACAGCGACGCTGCGGGCGGCCGCCGCGAAGATGAGCGAGGAGCGCATCAAGCGCCTCCCGGTCGCCGAGGGCATCGACCTCGTCGGCATCGTCACGGCCACGGACCTCCTCGCCGCCCAGGGCGACCTCGACGCCGAGTCCCGGAGGTACCTCCGCGAGCGCGAGGAGTGGACCGTCGACTAG
- the katG gene encoding catalase/peroxidase HPI, whose translation MTRSNRDWWPNQLPLEILDQNARDVGPMDEDFDYAEAFQQLDLDEVKADIEDVMTTSQDWWPADYGHYGPLFIRMAWHSAGTYRTSDGRGGASEGAQRLAPLNSWPDNANLDKARRLLWPVKQKYGRNLSWADLMILAGNVAIESMGAKTFGFAGGREDAFKPDEAVDWGPEEEWEASERFDDSGELHEGLGATVMGLIYVNPEGPDGNPDPEASAENIRESFSRMAMNDEETVALIAGGHTFGKVHGADDPDEHVGPEPEAAPIEAQGLGWESDFGSGKGKDTITSGIEGPWTQAPTEWDTGYLDNLLEYEWAAEKGPGGGWRWIPLDEELRTSAPDVEGEERVTPMMLTTDIALKQDPDYREIVERFQDNPMEFGINFAKAWYKLTHRDMGPPERFLGPEVPDEEMIWQDPLPDADYDLVGEADVAELEEAILDSELSVPQLVRTAWAAASTYRDSDKRGGANGARIRLEPQRSWEVNEPAELETVLGTLEEIQAEFNGSRTDDVRVSLADLIVLGGNVAVEQAAADAGYDVDVPFEPGRTDATQEQTDVESFEALKLKVDGFRNYLGGEHDRPAEELLVDKAELLNLTASEMTVLVGGMRALDANYDQSDLGVLTDRPGTLTNDFFVNLLDMGTEWEPAPDAEAVYEGRDRDTGELEWEATRVDLVFGSNSRLRAIAETYGSDDGEAQFVRDFADTWSKVMKLDRFDLE comes from the coding sequence ATGACTAGGTCCAACCGCGACTGGTGGCCGAACCAGCTGCCACTCGAGATCCTCGACCAGAACGCCCGCGACGTCGGGCCGATGGACGAGGACTTCGACTACGCCGAAGCGTTCCAGCAACTCGACCTCGACGAGGTGAAGGCGGACATCGAGGACGTGATGACGACGTCCCAGGACTGGTGGCCGGCCGACTACGGCCACTACGGCCCGCTGTTCATCCGGATGGCGTGGCACAGCGCGGGCACGTACCGCACCAGCGACGGCCGCGGCGGCGCCTCCGAGGGCGCCCAGCGCCTCGCACCGCTCAACAGCTGGCCCGACAACGCGAACCTCGACAAGGCGCGCCGACTGCTCTGGCCGGTCAAGCAGAAGTACGGCCGCAACCTCTCGTGGGCCGACCTGATGATCCTGGCCGGGAACGTCGCCATCGAGTCGATGGGAGCGAAGACGTTCGGCTTCGCGGGCGGACGCGAGGACGCCTTCAAGCCCGACGAGGCCGTCGACTGGGGACCCGAGGAGGAGTGGGAGGCCTCCGAGCGCTTCGACGACTCTGGCGAACTCCATGAGGGCCTCGGCGCCACCGTGATGGGGCTCATCTACGTGAACCCGGAGGGGCCGGACGGCAACCCGGACCCGGAAGCCTCCGCGGAGAACATCCGGGAGTCGTTCAGCCGGATGGCGATGAACGACGAGGAGACGGTCGCGCTCATCGCCGGTGGGCACACGTTCGGGAAGGTCCACGGTGCCGACGACCCCGACGAACACGTCGGCCCGGAGCCCGAAGCGGCCCCCATCGAGGCCCAGGGCCTCGGCTGGGAGAGCGACTTCGGCTCCGGCAAGGGCAAGGACACCATCACGAGCGGTATCGAGGGTCCCTGGACGCAGGCGCCCACCGAGTGGGACACGGGCTACCTCGACAACCTGCTCGAGTACGAGTGGGCTGCCGAGAAGGGACCGGGCGGCGGCTGGCGGTGGATCCCACTCGACGAGGAACTCAGAACCTCCGCGCCCGACGTCGAGGGCGAGGAGCGTGTGACGCCGATGATGCTGACCACGGACATCGCGCTGAAGCAGGACCCGGACTACCGCGAGATCGTCGAGCGCTTCCAGGACAACCCGATGGAGTTCGGGATTAACTTCGCGAAGGCCTGGTACAAGCTCACTCACCGCGACATGGGTCCGCCCGAGCGGTTCCTCGGCCCGGAGGTTCCCGACGAGGAGATGATCTGGCAGGACCCGCTCCCCGACGCCGACTACGACCTGGTCGGGGAGGCGGACGTCGCGGAACTGGAGGAGGCGATCCTCGACTCGGAGCTCTCGGTCCCACAACTGGTCAGGACCGCCTGGGCGGCGGCGTCGACGTACCGCGACAGCGACAAGCGCGGTGGCGCTAACGGCGCCCGCATCCGTCTCGAACCGCAGCGGAGCTGGGAGGTCAACGAGCCCGCGGAGCTCGAGACGGTGCTGGGGACCCTGGAGGAGATCCAGGCCGAGTTCAACGGCTCGCGGACCGACGACGTGCGGGTCTCGCTCGCCGACCTGATCGTGCTGGGCGGCAACGTGGCCGTCGAGCAGGCGGCGGCGGACGCCGGCTACGACGTCGACGTCCCGTTCGAGCCGGGACGGACAGACGCCACCCAGGAGCAGACCGACGTCGAGTCCTTCGAGGCGCTCAAGCTGAAGGTGGACGGCTTCCGTAACTACCTCGGGGGCGAGCACGACCGGCCGGCCGAGGAGCTGCTGGTGGACAAGGCCGAACTGCTGAACCTGACCGCGTCCGAGATGACGGTGCTGGTCGGCGGCATGCGCGCGCTGGACGCGAACTACGACCAGTCCGACCTCGGCGTCCTCACCGACCGCCCGGGGACGCTGACCAACGACTTCTTCGTGAACCTGCTCGACATGGGCACGGAGTGGGAGCCGGCGCCGGACGCCGAAGCCGTCTACGAGGGCCGCGACCGCGACACGGGCGAACTCGAGTGGGAGGCCACCCGCGTGGACCTCGTCTTCGGGTCGAACTCCCGGCTCCGGGCTATCGCGGAGACCTACGGGAGCGACGACGGCGAAGCGCAGTTCGTCCGCGACTTCGCGGACACGTGGAGCAAGGTCATGAAGCTCGACCGCTTCGACCTCGAGTAG
- a CDS encoding NUDIX hydrolase, with amino-acid sequence MTDDDPLAWETTNRQVAYECPGFDIVNEDVVLPDGTETDFDYLVDDPAVVLLAYTPDDDVVLVEEWRQAVKRVNRALPAGGVEGDEDLAVAARRELREETGYEAETVERFATYEPANGISNAVHHYFVARGCEPTAEQDLDFNESIRVVTEDYDDLLAAVRGGDIRDGRTALGVLQYELG; translated from the coding sequence ATGACCGACGACGACCCGCTGGCGTGGGAGACGACGAACCGCCAGGTCGCCTACGAGTGCCCGGGCTTCGACATCGTCAACGAGGACGTCGTGCTGCCCGACGGCACGGAGACGGACTTCGACTACCTCGTCGACGACCCCGCGGTCGTTCTGCTCGCGTACACGCCCGACGACGACGTCGTGCTCGTCGAGGAGTGGCGACAGGCCGTGAAGCGCGTCAACCGCGCGCTCCCGGCGGGCGGCGTTGAGGGCGACGAGGACCTCGCGGTCGCGGCCCGCCGCGAACTCCGCGAGGAGACGGGCTACGAGGCCGAGACCGTGGAACGCTTCGCCACCTACGAACCCGCCAACGGGATCTCGAACGCCGTCCATCACTACTTCGTCGCGCGTGGCTGCGAGCCCACGGCCGAACAGGACCTCGACTTCAACGAGTCGATTCGTGTCGTTACCGAGGATTACGACGACCTGCTCGCGGCCGTCCGTGGTGGAGACATCCGTGACGGTCGGACTGCGCTGGGCGTGCTGCAGTACGAACTGGGCTAG
- a CDS encoding phosphotransferase family protein yields MSEADLDTAALEAYLSAELDDEIVDVEVLHEALNLSLAVSTAERERAYVLRRPRNLRETNLVVDLDVEFQVLERLADTAVPAPEPVLHCEDASVFGDEFVVTTFLDGEAVPLGSDLPERFRNPAARRRLAEGLVDTLAEIHSLDPGPFADVCERQTPTEMVDRAMARLDNATSATGREVPELRAVGEWLREHAPAETATTLVHGDYRPGNVLFAGDDDPEIAGVLDWETAMLGDPLTELGYLLLRWRDDGDPTPSLDDLEARHADEAAIDHLRDVNEDGLAPFTNDPGTPTRRELVARYEAKTGSDVEHAEYYLAHAAFVLATVWEDLHRSRLAAGDDSTFPPLVDYVTTTARSFVDGEFRL; encoded by the coding sequence ATGTCCGAAGCGGACCTCGACACTGCCGCCCTGGAAGCCTACCTCTCCGCGGAACTCGACGACGAGATCGTCGACGTCGAGGTGCTCCACGAGGCGCTGAACCTCTCGCTCGCCGTATCGACCGCCGAGCGGGAGCGAGCGTACGTCCTCCGGCGACCGCGGAACCTGCGGGAGACGAACCTGGTCGTCGACCTGGACGTGGAGTTCCAGGTGCTGGAGCGACTCGCGGACACCGCCGTTCCCGCGCCCGAACCCGTGTTGCACTGCGAGGACGCGTCGGTGTTCGGCGACGAGTTCGTCGTGACGACGTTCCTCGACGGCGAGGCGGTGCCGCTGGGGTCGGACCTGCCCGAGCGGTTCCGGAACCCGGCGGCGCGGCGGCGACTGGCCGAGGGGCTGGTCGACACGCTCGCCGAGATCCACTCGCTGGACCCCGGGCCGTTCGCGGACGTCTGCGAGCGCCAGACGCCGACGGAGATGGTCGACCGGGCGATGGCGCGGCTGGATAACGCGACGAGCGCGACCGGACGGGAGGTGCCGGAACTCCGGGCCGTCGGCGAGTGGCTCCGGGAGCACGCGCCCGCGGAGACGGCGACCACGCTCGTCCACGGGGACTACCGGCCGGGGAACGTGCTCTTCGCTGGTGACGACGACCCCGAGATCGCGGGCGTGCTCGACTGGGAGACGGCGATGCTCGGCGACCCGCTAACGGAACTCGGCTACCTGCTGTTGCGCTGGCGGGACGACGGCGACCCGACGCCGTCGCTGGACGACCTCGAAGCGCGCCACGCGGACGAGGCGGCCATCGACCACCTGCGTGACGTGAACGAGGACGGACTGGCGCCGTTCACGAACGACCCCGGAACGCCGACTCGACGCGAGCTAGTCGCTCGCTACGAGGCGAAGACGGGGTCCGACGTCGAGCACGCGGAGTACTACCTCGCGCACGCGGCGTTCGTGCTCGCGACCGTCTGGGAGGACCTCCACCGGAGCCGACTGGCGGCTGGCGACGACTCCACGTTCCCGCCGCTGGTCGACTACGTGACGACGACCGCCCGGAGCTTCGTCGACGGCGAGTTCCGGCTGTGA
- a CDS encoding HalOD1 output domain-containing protein: MTGPGLVGPSRRAGERASEAVVEAVANRSNTEQTSLPPLYGVVEPDSLDTLAARADESDILVSFEYAGYDVRVAGPMDVTVSAIDD; the protein is encoded by the coding sequence ATGACTGGGCCGGGGTTAGTCGGGCCGTCCAGACGAGCGGGGGAACGTGCCAGTGAGGCAGTCGTCGAAGCAGTCGCCAACCGAAGCAACACCGAGCAGACGTCGCTCCCACCGCTGTACGGCGTCGTCGAACCGGACAGCCTGGACACGCTCGCTGCGAGAGCCGACGAGAGCGACATCCTCGTCTCCTTCGAGTACGCCGGCTACGACGTCCGCGTCGCCGGACCGATGGACGTCACCGTCTCGGCCATCGATGACTGA
- a CDS encoding PQQ-binding-like beta-propeller repeat protein: MTDAPSRREVLAACAGGLAGAAGGYAAAPLLDADAASEQSPDPVSLAWSDTEWPYPDYDPACTRNPPATSAPGDDLEVHWRRDLGTAHAHTPPVVANGQVASASLEFRGTTVRSLAFDSGDTAWEHPFLGGETNVVPDLLAPGDGVYYRVDEYERGPLGIFGAATGEHAWGVPEPPRGEWTVGAGRLYYGSRVTGDLHAYDARSGTELWVESVDDDRLGVQSFHPDHGVFATSRGTVYALDPADGSVLWESAVEPYVRSGPVLAGGLAVVSKWAGGMDLVAFDAVTGDERWTYPLATTEVTADGATLRRWYEVGAVDGDVVVVRERRADPSPQPLHAVDAASGDRLWRVDPPEGATAFSKPTVVDGEVFVCVGGDARTELRRLDRADGSTTGSWTLPDHGGGPVVTDGHVLVQTGNELLAFR; the protein is encoded by the coding sequence ATGACCGACGCGCCCTCCAGACGCGAGGTACTGGCGGCCTGTGCCGGCGGCCTCGCCGGCGCCGCTGGCGGCTACGCCGCGGCCCCGCTGCTCGACGCCGACGCGGCGTCCGAACAGTCCCCCGACCCCGTCTCGCTCGCGTGGAGCGACACCGAGTGGCCGTACCCGGACTACGACCCGGCGTGCACCCGCAATCCACCGGCTACCAGTGCGCCCGGCGACGACCTCGAGGTCCACTGGCGGCGGGACCTGGGAACCGCACACGCCCACACTCCGCCGGTCGTGGCCAACGGCCAGGTCGCGTCAGCGAGCCTGGAGTTCCGGGGCACGACGGTCCGGAGCCTCGCGTTCGACAGCGGCGACACCGCGTGGGAGCACCCATTCCTCGGGGGAGAGACGAACGTCGTCCCCGACCTGCTGGCGCCCGGGGACGGCGTCTACTACCGGGTGGACGAGTACGAACGCGGCCCACTGGGGATATTCGGCGCGGCGACCGGCGAGCACGCGTGGGGCGTCCCCGAACCGCCGCGGGGCGAGTGGACGGTCGGTGCTGGCCGACTCTACTACGGGAGTCGCGTCACCGGCGACCTCCACGCCTACGACGCGCGCTCGGGGACCGAACTGTGGGTCGAGAGCGTCGACGACGACCGCCTCGGCGTGCAGTCGTTCCACCCCGACCACGGAGTGTTCGCCACCTCGCGGGGCACCGTGTACGCCCTCGACCCCGCAGACGGCAGCGTGCTGTGGGAGTCGGCCGTCGAACCGTACGTCAGGAGCGGGCCGGTTCTCGCGGGTGGGCTGGCGGTCGTCTCGAAGTGGGCCGGTGGGATGGACCTCGTCGCGTTCGACGCCGTGACCGGCGACGAGCGGTGGACGTACCCGCTGGCCACGACCGAGGTGACGGCAGACGGGGCGACGCTCCGGCGGTGGTACGAGGTCGGTGCGGTGGACGGGGACGTCGTGGTCGTCCGGGAGCGGCGTGCGGACCCGTCGCCGCAACCGCTCCACGCCGTCGACGCGGCCTCGGGCGACCGCCTGTGGCGAGTCGACCCGCCCGAGGGCGCCACGGCGTTCTCGAAGCCGACGGTCGTGGACGGCGAGGTGTTCGTCTGTGTCGGCGGCGACGCGCGGACCGAACTCCGGCGGCTGGACCGCGCCGACGGCTCGACGACCGGGTCGTGGACGCTTCCCGACCACGGTGGCGGACCCGTCGTCACGGACGGCCACGTGCTCGTCCAGACCGGGAACGAACTACTCGCCTTCCGGTGA
- a CDS encoding Lrp/AsnC family transcriptional regulator has protein sequence MSSAELDAVDRGILHLLQEDARNLTPVDIARRLPVSEGTVRNRIERLEDDGVIRGYVPTLDYEAAGFPLKVAFTCTAPVSRQAALAESVLDTHRVVNVQELVSSRGNVRVVGVATDLNELMELAEDLIDAGLVIEEQTLMRHEYTQPFNHFGEEAATQN, from the coding sequence ATGAGTTCAGCGGAACTGGATGCAGTTGACCGTGGCATCCTCCACCTCCTGCAGGAGGACGCACGGAACCTGACGCCGGTCGACATCGCGCGAAGGCTCCCCGTCTCGGAGGGGACCGTCCGCAACCGGATCGAGCGACTGGAGGACGACGGCGTCATCCGTGGGTACGTCCCCACCCTCGACTACGAGGCGGCGGGGTTCCCGCTGAAGGTCGCGTTCACGTGTACGGCGCCGGTCTCGCGGCAGGCGGCCCTCGCGGAGTCCGTCCTCGACACCCACCGCGTCGTGAACGTTCAGGAGCTGGTGTCGAGCCGGGGCAACGTCCGCGTCGTCGGCGTCGCCACCGACCTCAACGAACTGATGGAGCTCGCCGAGGACCTCATCGACGCGGGCCTGGTGATCGAGGAGCAGACGCTGATGCGCCACGAGTACACCCAGCCGTTCAACCACTTCGGCGAGGAAGCAGCGACCCAGAACTGA
- the tgtA gene encoding tRNA guanosine(15) transglycosylase TgtA — MRAVFEVGAQDGAGRIGELEIPRAGVTVETPTLMPVVNPNLITVEPSRFPEFGAEMLITNSYIVKNDPELNEQALDEGLHEMLGFDGAIMTDSGSFQLAEYGEIDTHTEEILEFQHAIGSDVGTPVDIPTPPDVDRDQAEAELATTQERLELAATVDVGDMLVNAPVQGSTYPDLREDAGRHAYGTGLDLFPVGAVVPLMNQYRYDDMTEAVLAAKRGLGRDAPVHLFGAGHPMMFALAAALGCDLFDSAAYAIYARDDRYLTVSGTEHLADLHYFPCDCPVCADHTPAEVQAMGAADREKLLAEHNLHVSFGEIRRVKQALKSGNLLELVESRAHAHPDSLDGYRTLLDHADQLEASDPASKDAFFYTSADSARRPEVLRHHRRLERLDVSGDVLLTEGSGSDRFDEWWNVEAPFGPYPRALSTTYPLTAETPDRMDRGGFEAAAEGVRRLAEANPAASFTLGHRGWPDSALALVPERVELVDISPEGE; from the coding sequence ATGAGAGCGGTATTCGAGGTCGGCGCCCAGGACGGCGCCGGCCGCATCGGCGAACTCGAGATTCCGCGGGCCGGCGTGACCGTGGAGACGCCGACGCTGATGCCCGTCGTCAACCCGAACCTGATCACCGTCGAGCCGTCGCGGTTCCCGGAGTTCGGCGCGGAGATGCTCATCACGAACTCCTACATCGTGAAGAACGACCCCGAGTTGAACGAGCAGGCGCTCGACGAGGGGCTCCACGAGATGCTGGGCTTCGACGGCGCCATCATGACGGACTCGGGGAGCTTCCAGCTCGCGGAGTACGGCGAGATCGACACCCACACCGAGGAGATCCTGGAGTTCCAGCACGCCATCGGCAGCGACGTCGGGACGCCCGTTGACATCCCGACGCCGCCGGACGTCGACCGCGACCAGGCCGAGGCGGAACTCGCGACGACCCAAGAGCGCCTCGAACTCGCCGCGACCGTCGACGTCGGCGACATGCTCGTCAACGCACCCGTCCAGGGGTCGACGTACCCGGACCTCCGGGAGGACGCAGGGCGGCACGCCTATGGCACCGGCCTCGACCTGTTCCCGGTCGGCGCGGTGGTCCCGCTGATGAACCAGTACCGCTACGACGACATGACCGAGGCCGTCCTCGCCGCCAAGCGTGGCCTCGGTCGGGACGCGCCCGTCCACCTGTTCGGCGCCGGCCACCCGATGATGTTCGCGCTCGCCGCCGCACTGGGCTGTGACCTCTTCGACTCCGCGGCGTACGCCATCTACGCCCGCGACGACCGCTACCTCACGGTCAGCGGCACCGAGCACCTCGCGGACCTCCACTACTTCCCCTGTGACTGCCCGGTCTGTGCCGACCACACGCCCGCCGAGGTCCAGGCCATGGGCGCCGCCGACCGCGAGAAACTCCTCGCCGAGCACAACCTCCACGTCTCCTTCGGGGAGATCCGCCGCGTGAAGCAGGCCCTCAAGTCCGGGAACCTGCTGGAACTCGTGGAGTCACGCGCGCACGCCCACCCCGACTCCCTCGACGGCTACCGCACGCTCCTCGACCACGCCGACCAGCTCGAGGCGTCGGACCCCGCGAGCAAGGACGCCTTCTTCTACACGTCCGCGGACAGCGCGCGCCGCCCCGAGGTGCTGCGCCACCACCGCCGCCTCGAACGCCTCGACGTCTCCGGCGACGTCCTCCTCACGGAGGGCTCGGGCAGCGACCGTTTCGACGAGTGGTGGAACGTCGAAGCGCCGTTCGGCCCGTACCCGCGCGCGCTCTCGACGACCTACCCCCTGACCGCGGAGACGCCCGACCGGATGGACCGCGGGGGCTTCGAGGCCGCCGCCGAGGGCGTCCGCCGACTCGCCGAGGCGAACCCGGCGGCGTCGTTCACGCTCGGCCACCGCGGCTGGCCCGACTCGGCGCTCGCGCTGGTCCCAGAACGCGTCGAACTGGTGGACATCTCACCGGAAGGCGAGTAG
- a CDS encoding TIGR00725 family protein, producing the protein MRVSVIGASAPTDAALADAREVGRLLAEDGHTVVCGGLGGVMRAACRGASEAGGHTVGILPGEDRRAANEYVDTAIATGLGHARNALVVMNGDAVVAVDGAGGTLSEVGFASVYDRPIAGIGAPDAPHVEAVETPADAVAYVEANAEE; encoded by the coding sequence ATGCGGGTGAGTGTCATCGGCGCGAGTGCGCCAACGGACGCTGCTCTCGCGGACGCACGCGAGGTCGGTCGCCTGCTCGCCGAGGACGGACACACCGTCGTCTGCGGCGGACTGGGTGGCGTGATGCGCGCGGCCTGCCGGGGCGCGAGTGAGGCCGGTGGCCACACCGTCGGCATTCTCCCCGGCGAGGACCGCCGCGCGGCCAACGAGTACGTCGACACGGCTATCGCCACCGGCCTCGGACACGCCCGGAACGCGCTCGTCGTCATGAACGGGGACGCGGTCGTCGCCGTCGACGGGGCGGGCGGGACGCTCTCGGAGGTCGGGTTCGCGTCCGTCTACGACCGTCCCATCGCGGGTATCGGTGCGCCCGACGCACCCCACGTCGAGGCCGTCGAGACGCCAGCTGACGCCGTCGCGTACGTCGAAGCGAACGCGGAGGAGTGA
- a CDS encoding AAA family ATPase: protein MSGEHATGDTATTRRGPYLVVVCGLPGAGKTTVSEHAADALDGRLLRTDVVRKELFPDPDYTPEERAAVYEELFDRATETLRQRRSVVLDGTFTYREHRGDARRTAQAVGVPLSLVKVACDEDVVRERIRARTGDASDADFEIHKQYREEFEPIAGPFARVDNSGRLDETLEQVDALL, encoded by the coding sequence GTGAGCGGGGAGCACGCCACCGGGGACACAGCGACCACGCGCCGGGGCCCGTACCTCGTGGTGGTGTGCGGGCTGCCCGGCGCCGGGAAGACGACGGTCTCCGAGCACGCCGCCGACGCCCTCGATGGCCGGCTGCTGCGCACGGACGTCGTCCGCAAGGAACTGTTCCCGGACCCCGACTACACGCCCGAGGAGCGCGCGGCGGTGTACGAGGAACTGTTCGACCGCGCGACGGAGACGCTCCGCCAGCGCCGCTCCGTGGTCCTCGACGGGACGTTCACGTACCGCGAGCACCGCGGCGACGCCCGCCGTACCGCCCAGGCCGTCGGGGTTCCGCTCTCCCTCGTGAAGGTCGCCTGCGACGAGGATGTCGTCCGCGAGCGCATCCGCGCGCGCACCGGCGACGCCAGCGACGCCGACTTCGAGATCCACAAGCAGTACCGCGAGGAGTTCGAACCCATCGCGGGGCCGTTCGCCCGCGTCGACAACTCCGGCCGCCTCGACGAGACGCTCGAACAGGTGGACGCGCTCCTGTAG
- a CDS encoding DUF7576 family protein, whose translation MTDATDSSALVCTNCGTLLEFDVAYPVVAHKRNGDIKYHSFCGDDCRQEWDDGT comes from the coding sequence ATGACTGACGCAACTGACAGTTCGGCGCTGGTCTGTACCAACTGCGGCACGCTCCTCGAGTTCGACGTGGCGTACCCGGTCGTCGCCCACAAGCGCAACGGCGACATCAAGTACCACTCGTTCTGCGGCGACGACTGCCGGCAGGAGTGGGACGACGGGACGTAG
- the arcS gene encoding archaeosine synthase subunit alpha codes for MTDYFEAHERDAAARVGELRLAESVTTPALADDVVADAGSEWFQRQDHPEGDDSMLTVLPHRAFPSGTAAEVQESFAPDYPDVDYPSAVVVSPGTAADFGADAYVLSGAPGFVGHGSAFRDAVVQTRAAIPDDTALYLSGVATPRNVAVLVYAGVDLVDADRVVVRGTQGRYLTTEGAYDLADLDELPCSCAACQQSVESFDREDCVEHNVNVLRAELARVRRRIRDGRLRDYVEGQARHTAWATAAFREFDQQYGYLEERTPVFRDDLLLSATEDSLRRVEIQRFAERVTTRYRKRLDGHPLLLVPCSAAKPYSESQSHRQFQDAASYRAHMVSMTSPIGVVPQELELTYPAQQYDSVVTGRWSAEEKDFVARVLRRYLERTDYSRVIAHVPPEGYRDICERVASEVDVPFEFTVDDHPTTDESLGELNAALAGEDKIWVSEREEATLRAVADFYLGDGAGDEVFADIQVQGRYPKLQALDADGEQLAALVPQYGSLSFTLAGADRWVDSDAPTKRVEIDGFVPEGSVLAPGIIDASDDIRVGDEVVVEGPRAFAVGRATMPGPAMADATRGIAVHVRHSREK; via the coding sequence ATGACCGACTACTTCGAGGCCCACGAGCGCGACGCCGCCGCGCGCGTGGGGGAACTCCGCCTCGCGGAGTCCGTGACGACGCCGGCACTCGCGGACGACGTGGTGGCGGACGCGGGCAGCGAGTGGTTCCAGCGCCAGGACCACCCGGAGGGCGACGACTCGATGCTGACCGTGCTACCACACCGCGCGTTCCCGTCCGGGACCGCCGCCGAGGTCCAGGAGTCGTTCGCGCCGGACTACCCCGACGTGGACTACCCCAGCGCCGTCGTCGTCTCCCCCGGGACGGCCGCGGACTTCGGCGCGGACGCCTACGTCCTTTCGGGTGCGCCCGGATTCGTCGGCCACGGGTCGGCGTTCCGCGACGCCGTCGTGCAGACGCGGGCGGCGATCCCCGACGACACCGCGCTCTACCTCTCGGGGGTGGCGACGCCGCGGAACGTCGCCGTGCTCGTCTACGCGGGCGTCGACCTCGTGGACGCCGACCGCGTCGTCGTGCGCGGGACGCAGGGCCGCTACCTCACAACCGAGGGCGCCTACGACCTCGCCGACCTCGACGAACTGCCGTGTTCGTGTGCGGCCTGCCAGCAGTCCGTAGAGTCGTTCGACCGCGAGGACTGCGTCGAGCACAACGTCAACGTCCTCCGCGCGGAACTCGCGCGGGTGCGTCGCCGCATCCGTGACGGCCGCCTCCGGGACTACGTGGAGGGCCAGGCCCGCCACACGGCGTGGGCGACCGCGGCGTTCCGCGAGTTCGACCAGCAGTACGGCTACCTCGAGGAGCGCACGCCCGTCTTCCGCGACGACCTGCTGCTCTCCGCGACCGAGGACTCGCTCCGTCGCGTGGAGATCCAGCGCTTCGCCGAGCGCGTCACCACCCGCTACCGGAAGCGCCTCGACGGCCACCCGCTGTTACTCGTTCCCTGTTCGGCAGCGAAGCCGTACAGCGAGAGCCAGAGCCACCGCCAGTTCCAGGACGCCGCCAGCTACCGCGCGCACATGGTGTCGATGACGTCGCCCATCGGTGTCGTCCCCCAGGAACTCGAACTCACGTACCCCGCCCAGCAGTACGACTCCGTGGTGACCGGGCGCTGGAGTGCCGAGGAGAAGGACTTCGTCGCGCGCGTGCTGCGGCGCTACCTCGAGCGCACGGACTACTCCCGCGTCATCGCTCACGTCCCACCGGAGGGCTACCGCGACATCTGCGAGCGCGTCGCCAGCGAGGTGGACGTCCCCTTCGAGTTCACCGTCGACGACCACCCGACGACCGACGAGAGCCTCGGGGAGCTGAACGCCGCGCTCGCCGGCGAGGACAAGATCTGGGTCTCCGAACGCGAGGAAGCGACGCTGCGCGCGGTCGCGGACTTCTACCTCGGCGACGGCGCGGGCGACGAGGTGTTCGCGGACATCCAGGTCCAGGGCCGCTACCCGAAACTGCAGGCGCTGGACGCCGACGGCGAGCAGCTCGCGGCGCTCGTCCCACAGTACGGCTCGCTGTCGTTCACGCTCGCCGGCGCGGACCGCTGGGTCGACAGCGACGCACCCACGAAACGCGTGGAGATCGACGGCTTCGTCCCCGAGGGCAGCGTGCTCGCGCCCGGCATCATCGACGCCAGCGACGACATCCGCGTCGGCGACGAGGTAGTCGTCGAGGGGCCGCGTGCGTTCGCCGTCGGGCGCGCGACGATGCCCGGCCCCGCGATGGCCGACGCCACCCGCGGCATCGCGGTCCACGTGCGTCACTCTCGGGAGAAGTGA